The Pseudodesulfovibrio sp. zrk46 genome contains a region encoding:
- a CDS encoding C45 family peptidase has translation MLQTVELQGSYYDIGKGWGEVFKQDMDRIISTELGLIAAFYGINTETVIELGQKFFPAAQQYDPDFIEVLRGFSEGAGVNFDTTFAIRSVLELLCSGPPPQGMCTSLAVSGTATQNGQMIIGQNIDWHPTLPMALLRITWPNGVKQLALSMSGIWEYTLSAYADSSPFSIMSTLTVTPNTKPELPLVPISFILNKASRQKRLEHALDVFINANSTMPSYLLANGDGDMIGVELGLHSHELLHPDSDVLIHANHNLSERFAAVDGFLKFVPDSPLRYTRLKQLVAQNHGKITPKHVMTFLSDHNNHPKGICAHVDPDSKLPPSATLASVVIIPEEAAMYVAVGNPCENEYEGYHLEAD, from the coding sequence ATGCTTCAGACTGTAGAACTCCAAGGCAGCTACTACGATATTGGCAAGGGATGGGGCGAAGTGTTCAAACAGGATATGGACCGGATAATTTCCACCGAACTGGGCCTGATTGCCGCATTTTATGGGATCAACACCGAGACAGTAATAGAACTCGGACAAAAGTTTTTTCCTGCCGCGCAACAATATGATCCCGACTTCATTGAGGTGCTTCGGGGATTTTCCGAAGGCGCAGGAGTGAATTTTGATACCACTTTTGCCATTCGATCAGTTCTTGAACTCCTGTGCTCTGGTCCTCCCCCCCAAGGAATGTGCACCTCTTTGGCTGTAAGTGGCACAGCTACTCAGAATGGACAGATGATTATTGGGCAGAACATAGATTGGCATCCAACCCTGCCCATGGCCCTTCTCAGAATAACTTGGCCCAATGGAGTAAAGCAACTGGCCCTATCTATGAGCGGAATATGGGAATACACGCTGTCAGCCTACGCGGATTCATCCCCATTCTCCATTATGTCCACCCTTACCGTCACTCCCAACACAAAGCCCGAACTGCCCCTTGTCCCGATCAGCTTTATCCTAAACAAGGCATCCCGTCAGAAACGCCTGGAGCACGCCTTAGACGTCTTTATCAACGCAAACTCGACCATGCCCAGTTATCTACTGGCAAATGGTGATGGAGACATGATTGGAGTCGAACTCGGACTTCACAGCCACGAACTGCTACACCCTGACTCTGACGTTTTGATACACGCCAACCACAACCTTTCAGAACGATTTGCAGCAGTGGATGGCTTCCTCAAATTCGTGCCGGATTCACCACTCAGATATACACGCCTGAAACAACTCGTTGCTCAGAACCATGGCAAGATCACACCCAAGCACGTCATGACGTTTCTGTCTGATCACAATAACCACCCGAAGGGGATTTGCGCTCACGTTGACCCAGATTCCAAGCTACCGCCATCTGCCACACTTGCCTCAGTGGTGATCATACCCGAAGAAGCTGCAATGTACGTAGCGGTTGGAAACCCATGCGAAAATGAGTATGAAGGATATCACCTTGAGGCGGATTGA
- a CDS encoding transporter substrate-binding domain-containing protein — protein sequence MIVPNRLLFLLILTTLLFASSSVLAASWREQNLTPEEISFLDAHPTMLAGVGTAFPPIMFAQKAKNETVFKGMVSDYIQVLENRLGITIEPILNIPFKEALQRGREKKIDIFPCIAETVERQKYLAFSDPYLSYPIVIITREKAPFISGIGDLASYRIAIVKHLATYSRLVNQYKVKQFNYVFRETIPDILKAVSVGNADACIVNLAVAIYEINRQGLSNLKVAAPTPWKDNTLSMAVRSDWPLMLGIIDKTLKSITPQEHAAIRTKWISIKVPQPIDFQNLITWGLAILVTLIIIGILATCWIRSLKKEIRQRKIAETKLMESEASLILAAEKNGLTLWDWNLSTDCIEYTTTSYSGLPQNECNFKKAWLATIHTDDVLRAEAALDSCFNRHCKKIELEYRKQIVEGDVMWEHMAAVMLPGVDDQADRLLGFFQDITTRKNLAKKRSLSDKLESIGEIASGIAHEMNTPLHYIRGNLKFIVGIVESLYSHKSLKEPQISSLSTAECMEMNTALEECKAAANESIEGVDRVSKIINALKLVAHGSESQVHSYNLKDVIEKALTISENEWKYSSQMTLNVDDHIEIVCNPSDIIQLLTIIIVNAAHAIKGRFGEKVAGKIIVTAFIENETLIITITDNGCGIADNNLDRIFDPFFTTKDVGEGTGQGLYIAFNIAKKYNGTITCSSKANDGTTFNISLNGIVQN from the coding sequence ATGATCGTTCCAAATCGCCTTCTCTTTCTTCTCATCCTAACAACACTACTGTTTGCCAGTAGTAGTGTGTTAGCTGCTTCCTGGCGTGAACAAAATCTGACGCCGGAAGAAATCTCTTTTCTTGATGCTCACCCAACAATGTTAGCCGGGGTCGGCACAGCCTTTCCGCCGATTATGTTTGCCCAGAAAGCAAAAAATGAAACCGTTTTCAAAGGCATGGTGTCCGACTACATCCAAGTCCTTGAGAACCGTTTAGGCATTACAATAGAACCGATCCTCAACATCCCTTTCAAAGAGGCTTTGCAGCGAGGAAGAGAAAAGAAGATAGACATTTTTCCCTGTATTGCCGAAACGGTTGAACGACAAAAATATTTGGCATTTTCCGACCCTTACCTGAGCTACCCGATCGTAATAATTACAAGGGAAAAAGCCCCTTTCATCTCCGGCATTGGAGATCTCGCCTCATATCGTATTGCGATCGTGAAGCACCTCGCAACTTACAGTCGACTCGTCAATCAATACAAAGTGAAGCAGTTCAATTATGTATTCCGGGAGACAATCCCTGATATTCTCAAAGCAGTCTCCGTCGGAAATGCAGATGCCTGTATCGTGAACTTGGCTGTTGCAATTTATGAAATAAACCGCCAAGGGTTAAGCAATCTGAAAGTTGCCGCCCCCACACCATGGAAGGACAACACTCTCTCGATGGCAGTCAGGTCGGATTGGCCTCTCATGCTTGGTATTATCGATAAGACTTTGAAATCGATCACGCCCCAAGAGCATGCTGCAATCAGAACCAAATGGATCAGCATCAAGGTCCCTCAACCAATAGATTTCCAGAACCTGATTACTTGGGGACTAGCGATTCTTGTCACGCTTATAATCATCGGTATTTTGGCTACATGCTGGATTAGGTCACTCAAAAAGGAAATCAGACAGAGAAAGATCGCCGAAACCAAACTTATGGAATCGGAAGCGAGTTTAATTCTTGCAGCCGAGAAAAACGGCCTGACACTTTGGGATTGGAATCTTTCAACTGACTGCATTGAGTATACTACAACCTCATACTCCGGGTTGCCTCAAAACGAGTGCAACTTCAAAAAAGCGTGGTTGGCAACGATACATACCGATGACGTATTGAGGGCCGAGGCGGCATTGGACAGTTGTTTCAACCGTCATTGTAAGAAGATTGAGTTGGAATACCGCAAACAAATCGTCGAAGGGGATGTCATGTGGGAGCACATGGCTGCCGTCATGCTGCCAGGGGTTGATGATCAAGCGGACCGCCTACTCGGTTTTTTCCAAGACATTACCACACGCAAGAATTTAGCCAAGAAGCGATCATTATCGGACAAGCTCGAGTCTATTGGTGAAATTGCATCTGGCATTGCCCACGAAATGAATACTCCACTGCATTACATCAGAGGTAACCTCAAATTTATTGTTGGGATTGTTGAAAGTCTGTACAGCCATAAATCATTGAAAGAGCCGCAAATAAGCTCCCTCTCTACGGCAGAATGCATGGAGATGAACACTGCTCTTGAAGAGTGCAAAGCTGCCGCAAACGAGTCAATAGAGGGTGTCGACAGGGTGTCTAAGATTATTAACGCTCTCAAGCTAGTAGCTCATGGTAGTGAGAGCCAAGTTCATTCATACAACCTGAAGGATGTGATCGAGAAAGCGCTTACAATATCTGAGAATGAATGGAAATATTCTTCTCAAATGACTCTCAATGTCGATGATCACATTGAAATCGTATGCAATCCTAGCGACATAATACAATTACTAACTATCATTATCGTAAACGCAGCCCATGCGATAAAAGGCCGATTCGGAGAAAAGGTTGCAGGCAAGATCATCGTCACAGCTTTTATTGAAAATGAAACACTAATTATAACCATTACAGATAATGGTTGTGGCATTGCTGATAATAATCTCGATCGAATTTTCGACCCTTTTTTCACGACAAAAGATGTCGGGGAAGGCACAGGCCAAGGTCTATATATCGCCTTCAACATCGCGAAAAAATATAACGGAACAATCACCTGTTCTTCCAAGGCAAATGACGGGACGACATTCAACATCAGCCTAAACGGCATCGTACAAAACTGA
- a CDS encoding tetratricopeptide repeat protein, with the protein MSESEHIKDFFTNQNGKVLCIVEDMSLFRTVRHALSPFGIDLDEVVLLEQCAKTGLQTIEEMSKKGLPCIVFMERTLQGEKTTNLVLKIKRTSPNACLFIKGTNFTKEIISYLYEIGTNAIISPPISAESVFRKLSICVEKTKEQHLELYVRQLIAEANPQDALLAIEKYLLLNPESCNAYCLKGDALLADGDYPKAVEAYEYASRLNPLYTEPLKRLTAFYKHTLDDKALRLLRRLESISPFNPDRKLEMAEILLRKGEKEEASKMFDMAFKQASKEFSTLLGDMTERIAKAAGEQLPDLAEKYLAKTIEVKKSFSINDLPIFNRLGMMHRNRGEWEEALAVYKKALSIAPKDAALHYNIALAYHEGGNKADVKYYLNKAFELNRNFYKRSPGVSYNLGSIYLEYGDKTSAKKFFEHVMELEPANKKASKKLAQC; encoded by the coding sequence ATGTCAGAAAGCGAGCATATCAAGGACTTTTTCACGAACCAAAACGGTAAAGTGCTTTGCATAGTAGAAGACATGTCTTTGTTTCGCACTGTGCGACATGCGCTTAGCCCGTTCGGGATTGATTTAGACGAAGTCGTTCTTTTGGAACAATGCGCAAAGACAGGCCTTCAGACCATCGAAGAGATGAGCAAAAAAGGCTTACCTTGTATCGTCTTTATGGAGAGAACTCTGCAAGGAGAAAAGACAACTAACCTTGTACTCAAAATCAAACGAACTTCTCCCAATGCTTGTTTATTCATTAAGGGTACTAATTTTACCAAAGAGATAATTTCATATTTATATGAAATAGGTACGAATGCCATAATTAGCCCGCCCATATCCGCAGAATCTGTGTTTCGGAAGCTCTCAATATGTGTAGAGAAAACCAAAGAACAACATCTTGAATTATATGTCAGACAACTAATAGCTGAGGCCAATCCACAGGACGCGCTTTTGGCAATCGAAAAATATCTTCTCCTAAATCCGGAGAGCTGCAACGCCTATTGCCTGAAAGGCGACGCCCTGCTTGCTGATGGGGATTATCCCAAGGCTGTTGAGGCCTATGAATACGCTTCCCGATTAAACCCGCTATACACCGAACCCCTTAAAAGACTGACAGCATTCTATAAACATACTCTTGACGACAAAGCGCTTCGGCTTTTGAGAAGGCTGGAATCGATAAGCCCATTCAACCCTGACCGAAAACTGGAAATGGCCGAGATACTGCTTCGCAAAGGAGAAAAAGAAGAGGCAAGCAAGATGTTTGATATGGCATTTAAGCAAGCTTCAAAAGAATTCTCTACTCTGTTGGGGGACATGACCGAAAGAATTGCAAAAGCAGCGGGAGAACAGTTGCCGGATCTGGCAGAAAAATATCTTGCCAAAACCATAGAAGTAAAAAAGTCCTTTTCTATCAACGACCTACCTATTTTCAACAGACTTGGTATGATGCACAGAAACAGAGGGGAGTGGGAGGAGGCCCTTGCCGTGTATAAAAAAGCTCTCTCAATCGCACCCAAAGATGCTGCTCTTCACTACAACATAGCACTGGCATACCATGAGGGAGGTAATAAGGCTGATGTCAAATATTACTTGAACAAGGCCTTTGAACTGAACAGAAATTTTTACAAGAGAAGTCCTGGAGTGTCTTATAATTTAGGATCAATCTATCTGGAATATGGGGATAAAACGTCTGCTAAAAAGTTCTTTGAACATGTAATGGAACTGGAACCGGCCAACAAAAAAGCTTCAAAGAAGCTGGCTCAGTGTTAG
- a CDS encoding TetR/AcrR family transcriptional regulator produces MGTDTKNNILLAAVKVFAEHGYQAATIRQIVDMAGAKNLNAVVYYFGSKQDLYKAVMEFMFLEAEKFKDEIDMDTFDSLPIEERLASMIRFYCKAYYSIENDLDSDLFRIFVNEARNSSPFFNDVISRHLKPSRDYMCSLLKEYLGPDTPDSIINNCEYSITAQILYGALGWSIISGTVPEQKPFAECVEELAEHVVRFSLAALATYKNPKGS; encoded by the coding sequence ATGGGCACTGACACAAAAAACAATATTCTGCTGGCTGCGGTCAAAGTATTTGCCGAACACGGCTATCAGGCAGCGACGATACGCCAAATAGTAGACATGGCTGGGGCAAAAAATCTCAATGCCGTTGTCTACTATTTTGGCAGCAAACAAGATCTCTACAAAGCGGTGATGGAATTCATGTTCCTTGAAGCAGAAAAATTCAAGGACGAGATTGACATGGACACATTCGACTCACTTCCCATTGAAGAGCGACTGGCCTCCATGATCCGGTTTTATTGCAAAGCTTATTATTCCATAGAAAATGATCTTGATAGCGATCTGTTCCGAATCTTCGTAAATGAGGCACGCAATTCATCGCCTTTTTTTAATGACGTTATTTCGCGACATCTCAAACCGAGCCGGGATTATATGTGCTCCCTATTAAAGGAGTACCTCGGACCAGATACACCGGACAGCATAATCAACAATTGTGAATATAGCATAACCGCTCAAATTCTATACGGAGCTCTTGGCTGGTCCATTATTAGCGGAACTGTGCCTGAGCAAAAACCATTTGCAGAATGCGTAGAAGAGCTAGCCGAACACGTAGTAAGATTTTCTTTGGCAGCACTAGCCACCTACAAAAACCCAAAGGGGTCCTAA